The genomic interval TGAAAATTTTACGGCTGAACCTTTACTGAAACCACTTTTTATAGACGGCAAATTTGTAGGAAACAAACGAAGCGTAATGGAAATCGCAAAATATAGCAAAGAGCAAAAGGCGCTTATTTGGGATGAATATCTAAGAAACATCAATCCGCAAGTTTATAAGGTCGATATGTCAAACAAACTTTGGAATTTGCGCGAAAAATTAATCAATTCACATAAAAATTTTAATTAAAATTCCACTAATCCATCTAAAAATAGGACGTTAAATTTTTAATGTCCTATAAAATTTTTTAATTTTGTACCATATTTTATAATCAAAAAAATTACTTTATAACAGATATTCGGCTTTTTATTTAAATAAACCGGATTTAAAATTGATTGTGTTTATACGATTTTCGGTTTAAAAAATGTGGAAAAATATTATATAATACTTTAAAAAAAGATTGTTAGAAAATTTAAATATAATTGTTTGTTACAAAAATATAATTAAATTTTACAAAAAATTTCAAAGGACGAAGTATGAATACTTTTGGTCGAAAGCTTAGGCTTACTACTTTTGGAGAAAGCCACGGCAATGCAATCGGCGGCGTGATTGACGGATTTCCGTCAGGCGTTAAAATAGATGAAAAATTTATTCAAGCCGAACTTGATAAAAGAAAACCGGGTGGAAAATTTGCTACCGCCAGAAAAGAAAATGATAAAGTGCAAATTTTTAGTGGAATTTTTGAAGGCGTAAGCATCGGTACGCCGATCGGCTTTATAATTTTTAATGAAAATCAAAAAAGTAAAGATTATGAAAATATAAAAAATCTTTTTCGTCCAGGACATGCTGATTTCGGATATTTTAAGAAATTCGTAATTAGAGATTACAGGGGTGGTGGAAGAAGTAGCGCTCGCGAAACCGCCGTTCGCGTGGCAGCGGGCGCTTTTGCACAGATTTTGCTTAATGAGTTTGATATTTGTGTGCAAAGTGGAATTTTCAGCATAGGTTCTATAAATAAAGGCGGTGAAATTTCAAATGCAAAAAATTTAAAAATGGATTTTGATTATGCGCAAACCAGTGAAATTTTCTCGCTTTTTAAAGAGTTTGAAAATGAAATGAAAAATGAAATTTTAAATGCTAAAAATGCCCACGACAGCGTAGGCGGAAATGTAGTAACACGCGTAAAAAATGTGCCTGCAGGGCTTGGAGAAGTTCTTTATGATAAAATTGATGCGAAAATTGCTTATGCACTAATGGGAATAAATGGCGTAAAAGCCGTAGAAATCGGAGCCGGCGTAAAAGCAAGCGAGATGATTGGAAGTGAAAATAACGATGAAATTTTGCCGTTTGGAAAATTTAAAACAAATCATAGTGGCGGAATTTTGGGCGGCATTACAAATGGCGATGAAATTATTGTAAAAAGCCATTTTAAACCGACACCGTCTATTTTTTTAGCGCAAAATACTATAGATGAAAGTGGAGCTGTCAAAACGCTCAGTTTAAAAGGCAGGCACGATCCTTGTATCGCTGTAAGGGGAAGTGTGGTGGCAACCGCGATGATGAGACTTATTGTAGCCGATATGATGCTTTTAAATCTCGGTTCAACTTTAACATCACTTAAAAAATTTTATCTTTAACCAAAATTTAGCTATAATCTGAACACTATTTTTTGCAAAGGCAAAGATAGTGAAAGGAGATATAATGAAAGCTTTTACAATGATTGAATTGATCTTTGTGATTGTTATTTTGGGAATTTTGGCTGCTGTTGCTATTCCTAGACTGGCTGCTACCAGAGATGATGCTGAAATCGTAGCAAAATCTCAAACGATAGTTAACGGTATGAGTGAGATAGCAAGTTTTTACATTTCACAAGGTAATTTTGTAAAAGGTCCTAAAGGAGATACCGATATATCACCGATGAGTAATATCGAAAATCCTGTTATGCTTCGCGGAAATGCCTGTGCTACTTTTAAAGTTACCGACAA from Campylobacter hominis ATCC BAA-381 carries:
- a CDS encoding type II secretion system protein, with the protein product MKAFTMIELIFVIVILGILAAVAIPRLAATRDDAEIVAKSQTIVNGMSEIASFYISQGNFVKGPKGDTDISPMSNIENPVMLRGNACATFKVTDNNETKLIKSTDGLCANVWSTGSLAAIKDTPFSDAIIIIDNK
- the aroC gene encoding chorismate synthase → MNTFGRKLRLTTFGESHGNAIGGVIDGFPSGVKIDEKFIQAELDKRKPGGKFATARKENDKVQIFSGIFEGVSIGTPIGFIIFNENQKSKDYENIKNLFRPGHADFGYFKKFVIRDYRGGGRSSARETAVRVAAGAFAQILLNEFDICVQSGIFSIGSINKGGEISNAKNLKMDFDYAQTSEIFSLFKEFENEMKNEILNAKNAHDSVGGNVVTRVKNVPAGLGEVLYDKIDAKIAYALMGINGVKAVEIGAGVKASEMIGSENNDEILPFGKFKTNHSGGILGGITNGDEIIVKSHFKPTPSIFLAQNTIDESGAVKTLSLKGRHDPCIAVRGSVVATAMMRLIVADMMLLNLGSTLTSLKKFYL